A section of the Oryza sativa Japonica Group chromosome 1, ASM3414082v1 genome encodes:
- the LOC136351936 gene encoding uncharacterized protein, whose protein sequence is MADFPPWADLADAVVREIANRLPCVYDRVHLAGVCRPWRESLERLPPLHPPPKLPYLILPLAEQPAFSCVLSGGATHPFFVPERIRHACYFGSYDGGWAFLSTLHPQANRVYFLANLAGTSGTFNLPNRIQLEREALELAPEEKPLLHRLVIYTATLSSDPFMDGCVVAGLINDQAPIPGYRRQKIAFWQIEDRVVVGYFYMGEACWDAVDVVRHNGAFHFLTKGEDIIVGNPVFAEAGAPPQVQWEYRCFSSQGRGYDGQHVVARYLVESSGELLMVVRCSPRPGEFTSAFKVFRMAQPEEDDDAPSLDGRTMLFVGRPCSRSDGDVVRYIWRELPSLEGRMLFVGRGCSRSYDADQYPGFEGGIYFFDHRIAGQLGDAPAQYPCSDCGKWTGKPALQVDRFFPEQDPSNYTSQVWLLNG, encoded by the coding sequence ATGGCCGATTTCCCGCCATGGGCGgacctcgccgacgccgtcgtgcGCGAGATCGCCAACCGCCTCCCCTGCGTGTACGACCGCGTGCACCTCGCCGGCGTCTGCCGACCATGGCGCGAGTCCCTCGAGCGGCTCCCGCCCCTGCACCCGCCTCCCAAGCTGCCGTATCTCATCCTGCCGCTCGCCGAGCAGCCGGCCTTCTCCTGCGTCCTGAGCGGCGGCGCCACCCACCCCTTCTTCGTCCCGGAGCGGATTCGCCACGCTTGCTACTTCGGCTCGTACGACGGCGGCTGGGCCTTCCTCTCCACTCTTCATCCTCAAGCTAATCGAGTGTACTTCCTCGCCAATCTGGCCGGCACCTCGGGCACCTTCAATCTCCCCAACAGGATCCAGTTGGAACGCGAAGCGCTTGAATTGGCGCCTGAGGAGAAGCCGCTGCTGCATCGGTTGGTCATCTACACCGCCACCCTCTCGTCGGACCCATTTATGGATGGATGCGTGGTCGCCGGACTCATCAACGATCAAGCTCCCATACCCGGCTACCGCCGCCAGAAGATTGCGTTCTGGCAAATTGAAGATAGGGTGGTCGTCGGCTACTTCTACATGGGTGAAGCGTGCTGGGATGCGGTGGACGTCGTGCGCCACAATGGAGCCTTCCATTTCCTCACCAAGGGGGAGGACATCATCGTGGGCAATCCGGTCTTCGCTGAAGCGGGTGCGCCGCCCCAAGTGCAATGGGAGTATCGCTGCTTCTCGTCGCAGGGGCGCGGCTACGACGGGCAGCACGTCGTGGCGCGCTACCTCGTGGAGTCCAGCGGAGAACTGCTCATGGTCGTGAGGTGCTCTCCTCGTCCTGGAGAGTTCACGTCAGCGTTCAAGGTGTTCCGAATGGCACaacccgaggaagacgacgacgcacCCTCACTGGATGGCCGGACGATGCTGTTCGTCGGGCGTCCCTGCTCCAGATCTGACGGCGATGTGGTTCGGTACATCTGGAGGGAGCTGCCCTCGCTGGAAGGCCGGATGCTGTTCGTCGGGCGCGGCTGCTCCAGATCCTACGACGCGGATCAGTACCCTGGCTTCGAGGGCGGCATCTACTTCTTCGATCATCGGATCGCCGGGCAGCTCGGCGACGCGCCGGCGCAGTACCCCTGCAGCGACTGCGGGAAATGGACGGGAAAACCTGCACTCCAGGTGGACCGCTTCTTCCCGGAGCAAGACCCATCGAACTACACCTCTCAAGTTTGGTTGCTCAACGGGTAA